The following coding sequences lie in one Longimicrobium sp. genomic window:
- a CDS encoding 3-deoxy-D-manno-octulosonic acid transferase codes for MPIAESLYTLALHAARPLLPLAGRGSGKLARSIRGRAGVLERMQAWAREHRDPARPLAWFHAPSVGEGLQARAVIERFRVLRPDAQVAYTFFSASAEQFALSVDADIADYLPLDLRRYVVSSLDALRPDVLAFSKTDVWPVLTREAKARGVRLAMLSGTLPETSSRLRGPARALLAPAYARLDVVAAIAQADADRFGLLGVPAERRRVMGDARFDQVWARAQAADRDSALLRPFRGFDGVTLVAGSTWPADEERLLPAAAAIRRSGRNVRLVLVPHEPTPAHLARTRDLLGQHGFASVRLLSENEAGAAAGETVLVDRVGVLGDLYALADVAYVGGGWGTAGLHSVLEPAAFGAPVLFGPRHSNAREAAELIMAGGAQALRDDTVAAALRPLIEDEQARTRAGQAARAYVQQNLGAAERGAAIIDGLLPRPAHG; via the coding sequence ATGCCGATCGCCGAATCCCTCTACACGCTTGCGCTCCACGCCGCGCGTCCCCTGCTTCCGCTCGCGGGGCGCGGGAGCGGCAAGCTGGCGCGCAGCATCCGGGGGCGCGCGGGCGTGCTGGAGCGCATGCAGGCGTGGGCCCGCGAGCACCGCGACCCGGCGCGCCCGCTCGCGTGGTTCCACGCGCCCAGCGTGGGGGAGGGGTTGCAGGCACGGGCCGTCATCGAGCGGTTCCGTGTGCTGCGCCCCGACGCGCAGGTGGCATACACCTTCTTTTCCGCCTCCGCCGAGCAGTTCGCCCTCTCCGTCGACGCCGACATCGCCGACTACCTGCCGCTGGACCTGCGCCGCTACGTCGTCAGCTCGCTGGACGCGCTCCGGCCCGACGTACTCGCCTTTTCCAAGACGGATGTCTGGCCCGTCCTCACCCGTGAGGCGAAGGCGCGAGGCGTTCGTCTGGCGATGCTCAGCGGCACACTGCCGGAAACCTCCAGCCGGCTGCGTGGCCCCGCGCGGGCGCTGCTCGCCCCGGCGTACGCGCGGCTGGACGTGGTCGCCGCCATCGCCCAAGCGGACGCGGACCGTTTCGGCCTTCTAGGAGTGCCCGCGGAGCGGCGGAGGGTGATGGGCGACGCGCGCTTCGACCAGGTGTGGGCGCGCGCGCAGGCGGCGGACCGGGACTCGGCGCTGCTCCGCCCGTTCCGCGGATTCGACGGAGTGACGCTGGTCGCGGGCTCCACCTGGCCGGCGGACGAGGAGAGACTGCTCCCCGCGGCGGCGGCGATCCGCCGATCCGGCCGGAACGTGCGCCTGGTTCTGGTCCCGCACGAGCCGACGCCCGCGCACCTGGCACGCACCCGCGATCTCCTGGGTCAGCACGGCTTCGCCTCCGTCCGGCTCCTGTCCGAGAACGAAGCCGGAGCCGCTGCGGGAGAAACCGTGCTGGTGGACCGCGTGGGTGTGCTGGGCGACCTGTACGCGCTGGCCGACGTTGCCTACGTGGGTGGAGGATGGGGGACGGCGGGGCTGCACTCGGTGCTGGAGCCGGCCGCGTTCGGCGCGCCGGTTCTCTTCGGACCGCGGCACTCCAACGCGCGAGAGGCAGCGGAGCTGATCATGGCCGGAGGAGCCCAGGCACTGCGCGACGACACGGTGGCCGCCGCCCTGCGCCCCCTGATCGAAGACGAACAGGCCCGCACCCGCGCGGGACAGGCGGCGCGCGCGTACGTCCAGCAAAACCTCGGCGCCGCCGAACGAGGTGCGGCGATCATCGACGGGCTCCTTCCCCGCCCCGCGCACGGCTGA
- a CDS encoding type 1 glutamine amidotransferase domain-containing protein — protein sequence MNHVDLTGLRVAVLAADGFEQVELTSPVEALEAHGAEVEIVSVHRGRIRGMNHMYPGRKVSVDRTLKTADAQDYDAVLLPGGLANPDTLRQDERALDFIRAADRAGKPIAMICHAPWLLISAGLMVRRNLTSWPGIRDDVRNAGGAWSDLPVVRDRNWVSSRGPHDLPQFNRAMLELFAERATVAPPHPAEHRQERGGLPVGRLLLGGLAVAGVAWFLNQRNEEHAVEYVEVVDMTPDDDATIEDRYYPEDDDYESAGDFAGGMPYREGIEYTSPRAGGATAGAAGGSVGLAGGGSRTSDAGLGYLGGSEDSAPADGLGHGTGGTGTTLRPPSL from the coding sequence ATGAATCACGTAGATCTGACCGGCCTGCGGGTGGCGGTGCTCGCCGCCGACGGCTTCGAGCAGGTAGAGCTCACCAGCCCGGTTGAGGCCCTGGAGGCGCACGGCGCCGAGGTGGAGATCGTGTCGGTGCACCGCGGCCGCATCCGCGGGATGAACCACATGTATCCCGGCAGGAAGGTGTCGGTGGACCGCACGCTGAAGACCGCCGACGCCCAGGACTACGACGCGGTCCTCCTCCCCGGCGGCCTTGCCAACCCCGACACCCTTCGGCAGGACGAGCGCGCGCTGGACTTCATCCGCGCCGCCGACCGGGCGGGCAAGCCCATCGCCATGATCTGCCATGCGCCGTGGCTGCTGATCTCCGCCGGCCTGATGGTGCGCCGCAACCTGACGTCGTGGCCGGGCATCCGCGACGACGTGCGCAACGCGGGCGGCGCCTGGAGCGACCTGCCCGTCGTCCGTGACCGCAACTGGGTATCCAGCCGCGGGCCTCACGACCTGCCGCAGTTCAACCGCGCCATGCTGGAGCTGTTCGCCGAGCGCGCCACCGTGGCGCCGCCGCACCCGGCCGAGCACCGCCAGGAGCGCGGCGGCCTCCCCGTCGGGCGGCTGCTGCTGGGCGGTCTCGCCGTGGCGGGTGTCGCCTGGTTCCTGAACCAGCGCAACGAGGAGCACGCGGTCGAGTACGTGGAGGTGGTGGACATGACGCCTGACGATGACGCCACCATCGAGGACCGCTACTACCCCGAGGACGACGACTACGAGAGCGCGGGCGACTTCGCGGGCGGCATGCCGTACCGCGAGGGAATCGAGTATACGTCCCCGCGCGCGGGTGGCGCGACCGCGGGAGCAGCCGGCGGGAGTGTCGGGTTGGCCGGCGGTGGCAGCAGAACGAGCGACGCCGGCCTGGGCTACCTCGGCGGCAGCGAGGATTCGGCGCCGGCCGATGGCTTGGGCCACGGCACCGGCGGAACCGGCACCACCCTGCGCCCGCCGTCGCTCTAA
- a CDS encoding pseudouridine-5'-phosphate glycosidase: protein MIRTSDEVAEALGAGQAVVALESTVLAHGLPRPRNLQVGLAMEQRVREGGAVPATVGVLGGVPRVGLSRDEVERMAMADGVLKLSTRDLPVPVARGSDGATTVAATMWLAHRAGVQVFATGGIGGVHRGEDRDVSADITELGRTPMLVVCAGAKSVLDLPATREALETAGVLLVGYGTDELPAFYSPRSGIPVDVRVDDAAQGAALWRAHRDLGLPGAMLLCVPPPEAHALAADEVDGAIAHALEDARAAGIRGKEVTPFLLRAVAEATGGRSLEANVGLLLNNAQVAASVAVSLAQGAR from the coding sequence ATGATCCGCACGTCCGACGAGGTGGCAGAGGCGCTTGGCGCCGGGCAGGCCGTGGTTGCGCTGGAAAGCACCGTGCTCGCCCACGGGCTGCCCCGGCCCCGCAACCTGCAGGTGGGGCTCGCGATGGAGCAGCGCGTCCGCGAAGGGGGTGCGGTTCCCGCCACTGTCGGCGTGCTGGGCGGCGTGCCGCGCGTGGGCCTTTCGCGCGACGAGGTGGAGCGGATGGCGATGGCGGACGGCGTGCTGAAGCTTTCCACGCGCGACCTGCCGGTGCCCGTCGCACGGGGGAGCGATGGCGCGACGACGGTGGCGGCTACGATGTGGCTGGCGCACCGGGCGGGCGTGCAGGTGTTCGCCACCGGCGGCATCGGCGGCGTGCACCGGGGCGAGGACCGCGACGTCTCCGCCGACATCACCGAGCTGGGCCGCACGCCCATGCTGGTGGTGTGCGCGGGGGCCAAGTCGGTGCTGGACCTGCCCGCCACCCGCGAGGCGCTGGAAACGGCGGGCGTCCTGCTCGTGGGATACGGGACGGATGAGCTTCCCGCGTTCTACTCGCCCCGCAGCGGCATTCCGGTCGACGTGCGCGTGGACGACGCGGCGCAGGGGGCCGCCCTCTGGCGCGCGCACCGCGATCTTGGCCTTCCCGGCGCCATGCTGCTGTGCGTCCCTCCGCCGGAAGCGCACGCGCTAGCTGCCGACGAGGTGGATGGTGCCATCGCCCACGCGCTGGAGGACGCGCGCGCGGCAGGGATCCGCGGCAAGGAGGTTACGCCTTTCCTGCTCCGCGCCGTGGCCGAGGCGACGGGCGGGCGCTCGTTGGAGGCGAACGTCGGGCTGCTGCTGAACAACGCGCAGGTGGCGGCTTCTGTCGCCGTTTCGCTGGCGCAGGGGGCGCGGTGA
- a CDS encoding 5-formyltetrahydrofolate cyclo-ligase has protein sequence MTKDDVRREVRARLRALSAEERAVAEAEIARRVWQVPQVADARVLMLYASMPGEVGTDAIAGEAARRGITLVYPRCLEDRRLSLHVVDTLDRLRPGRYGIREPDADACPVHEVAAVDAALIPGLAWDRAGNRLGRGAGYYDRLLADPEWRGFRCGLFFSIQEFPAIPHDPWDARMQAIVTESEIVSP, from the coding sequence GTGACCAAGGACGACGTTCGGCGGGAGGTGCGTGCGCGTCTGCGGGCGCTCTCCGCGGAGGAGCGTGCGGTGGCGGAGGCGGAGATCGCGCGGCGCGTGTGGCAGGTGCCGCAGGTGGCCGACGCGCGCGTGCTGATGCTGTACGCGTCCATGCCCGGCGAGGTGGGGACGGATGCAATCGCGGGTGAGGCGGCGCGGCGCGGCATCACGCTCGTCTATCCCCGCTGCCTGGAGGACCGGCGGCTGTCACTGCACGTCGTCGACACGCTGGACCGCCTGCGCCCCGGGCGCTACGGCATCCGCGAGCCCGACGCGGACGCCTGCCCCGTGCACGAGGTGGCGGCCGTGGACGCCGCGCTGATCCCGGGGCTGGCGTGGGACCGCGCTGGAAATCGCCTGGGCCGCGGCGCCGGCTACTACGACCGGCTGCTGGCCGATCCGGAGTGGCGGGGCTTTCGCTGCGGCCTGTTCTTTTCCATCCAGGAGTTTCCTGCGATCCCGCACGATCCGTGGGATGCGCGCATGCAGGCCATCGTCACGGAAAGCGAAATCGTCTCACCCTGA
- a CDS encoding EAL domain-containing protein — MRLLGFADDEALRTAVEGAARALEAELTLLSPAEGGSSVRDDRFYDALRTHPEAAVVQFRRALLDRAREESQTRGIALVAACRNDAEARLAMRAGVDEWLILPATTEEVAARVSSALERLRTRAGPGATHERAEHLRYEELLYDRFTGFPTLPVMIERGREMLERGGRLTILYIEFVRYSKLEEIYGWEKLDEVLQSTASAVRDFYEQYDGVDGVVMVSHAADDDFIFFSELPGALDDAERRINEMAHALEEHVRTRLDAEQGEDVAGLFEIYVGSTTIFRNPKLRTERIIYRGIREAAQAARSVESRERARKVTDLKTTLREGAVYIVYHPIVVTETREVYGFEALARGTHRALRSPEVMFGVAEEANLIWELSRLCRRRAIEGMDAHLNENQLLFLNIDPHDFRDPTFRYLDLDELGVEHPERIVLEITERTAITDYPTFQGYLKEFRDRGFRFAVDDAGSGYAGLGSIANLEPDFIKLDISLISGIDANFMKQNLVETMVSFANDHGIKVIAEGVEREEEYETVKRLGVHFTQGFLFHTAGHGGVPLMTTT; from the coding sequence GTGAGGCTCCTGGGATTTGCGGATGACGAGGCGCTCCGCACCGCGGTAGAAGGCGCCGCGCGGGCACTGGAAGCCGAGCTCACGCTGCTCTCGCCCGCCGAGGGCGGTTCGTCCGTGCGCGACGACCGCTTCTACGACGCCCTGCGCACGCATCCGGAGGCGGCCGTCGTGCAGTTCCGGCGGGCGCTGCTGGACCGTGCGCGCGAAGAATCGCAGACGCGGGGCATCGCGCTGGTGGCGGCCTGCCGCAACGACGCCGAGGCGCGGCTGGCCATGCGCGCGGGGGTGGACGAGTGGCTGATCCTTCCCGCCACCACCGAGGAAGTCGCCGCGCGGGTGTCGAGCGCGCTGGAGCGCCTGCGCACGCGCGCCGGCCCCGGCGCCACGCACGAGCGCGCCGAGCACCTGCGCTACGAAGAGCTCCTGTACGACCGCTTCACCGGCTTTCCCACCCTGCCGGTGATGATCGAGCGTGGCCGCGAGATGCTGGAGCGCGGCGGCCGGCTGACCATCCTGTACATCGAGTTCGTCCGCTACTCCAAGCTCGAGGAAATCTACGGCTGGGAAAAGCTCGACGAGGTGCTGCAGAGCACCGCCTCGGCCGTGCGCGACTTCTACGAGCAGTACGACGGCGTCGACGGCGTGGTGATGGTGTCGCACGCGGCGGACGACGACTTCATCTTCTTTTCCGAGCTCCCCGGGGCGCTGGACGACGCCGAGCGGCGCATCAACGAGATGGCGCACGCGCTCGAGGAGCACGTGCGCACGCGGCTGGACGCCGAGCAGGGCGAGGACGTGGCGGGGCTGTTCGAGATCTACGTGGGCTCCACGACCATCTTCCGCAACCCCAAGCTGCGCACCGAGCGCATCATCTACCGCGGCATCCGCGAGGCGGCGCAGGCGGCCCGCAGCGTCGAAAGCCGCGAGCGGGCGCGCAAGGTGACGGACCTGAAGACCACGCTCCGCGAGGGCGCCGTCTACATCGTCTACCATCCCATTGTCGTCACCGAAACGCGCGAGGTGTACGGCTTCGAGGCGCTGGCTCGCGGCACCCACCGCGCGCTGCGTTCGCCCGAGGTGATGTTCGGCGTGGCCGAGGAAGCCAACCTCATCTGGGAACTTTCGCGCCTGTGCCGCCGGCGTGCCATCGAGGGGATGGACGCGCACCTGAACGAGAACCAGCTCCTGTTCCTGAACATCGACCCGCACGACTTCCGCGACCCCACGTTCCGCTACCTGGACCTGGACGAGCTGGGCGTGGAGCACCCCGAGCGCATCGTGCTGGAGATCACGGAGCGCACGGCCATCACCGACTATCCCACCTTCCAGGGATACCTGAAGGAGTTCCGCGACCGGGGCTTCCGGTTCGCCGTGGACGACGCGGGCAGCGGCTACGCGGGGCTGGGGAGCATCGCCAACCTGGAGCCGGACTTCATCAAGCTCGACATCTCGCTGATCAGCGGCATCGACGCCAACTTCATGAAGCAGAACCTCGTGGAGACCATGGTGTCGTTCGCCAACGACCACGGCATCAAGGTGATCGCCGAGGGGGTGGAGCGCGAGGAAGAGTACGAGACGGTGAAGCGCCTGGGCGTGCACTTCACGCAGGGTTTCCTGTTCCACACGGCCGGCCACGGCGGCGTTCCGCTGATGACCACCACGTAA
- a CDS encoding response regulator, which yields MSVTDQNETILVVDDNRDNVEILRAFLESRGFTVAEARDGRSALACLDEVRPALVLLDVMMPGMDGWEVCRVIKAHPTHGSMKVIMVTAKGAFEDKFEGLRSGADDYVVKPVDFKDLLDRVNRNLAARGGKA from the coding sequence GTGTCGGTGACCGATCAGAACGAAACCATCCTGGTGGTGGACGACAACCGCGACAATGTCGAAATCCTGCGCGCCTTCCTGGAGTCGCGCGGGTTCACGGTCGCGGAGGCGCGGGACGGCCGCTCGGCGCTGGCCTGCCTCGACGAGGTGAGGCCCGCGCTGGTGCTGCTGGACGTGATGATGCCGGGAATGGATGGCTGGGAAGTGTGCCGCGTCATCAAGGCGCACCCCACCCACGGAAGCATGAAGGTGATCATGGTGACCGCCAAGGGCGCGTTCGAGGACAAGTTCGAAGGGCTGCGCTCCGGCGCCGACGACTACGTGGTGAAGCCGGTGGACTTCAAGGACCTGCTGGACAGGGTGAACCGCAACCTGGCGGCCAGGGGCGGCAAGGCGTGA
- a CDS encoding glycoside hydrolase family 172 protein, producing MKPPFSRRWLLAPLAVLLTAPAARAQALYEMQDGVETRWTSPENPTGARGRGGMAAGGRKGAPTIAIPAGQSVVLAQAQGTSGTVRRIWMTLWDRSPQMLRSLRIDMYWDGAATPAVSAPLGDFFGIGLGRQTQFESALFSNPEGRSFNSIVPMPFRTAMRIVMTNESGTDVPELFYDVNYTVGDRHPANMLYFHAHWRRESPTRLKQDYEILPRVSGRGRYLGTNVGVAVNRDEYFNTWWGEGEIKIYLDGDTQHPTLVGTGTEDYVGTAWGQGRYAQLYQGSPIADEERMQWAFYRYHVPDPVFFRRDVRVAMQQIGYLADHSRGGLIRTGKRIYRAGEGMVEMNLAENGKFERSDDWSSTAYFYLDRPENGLPALAPIAARTAGL from the coding sequence ATGAAACCTCCCTTCTCCCGGCGCTGGCTCCTGGCCCCGCTCGCCGTCCTCCTCACCGCGCCCGCGGCCCGGGCCCAGGCGCTGTACGAAATGCAGGACGGCGTGGAAACACGGTGGACCAGCCCCGAGAACCCCACCGGTGCACGCGGCCGCGGCGGAATGGCGGCGGGCGGGCGGAAGGGGGCGCCCACCATCGCCATTCCCGCGGGGCAGAGCGTGGTGCTGGCGCAGGCGCAGGGCACCAGCGGCACCGTCCGCCGCATCTGGATGACGCTGTGGGACCGCAGCCCGCAGATGCTGCGCAGCCTGCGCATCGACATGTACTGGGACGGCGCCGCCACCCCGGCGGTCAGCGCGCCGCTGGGCGACTTCTTCGGAATCGGGCTGGGGCGGCAGACGCAGTTCGAGTCGGCGCTGTTCAGCAATCCGGAGGGGCGCAGCTTCAACTCCATCGTCCCCATGCCGTTCCGCACGGCAATGCGCATCGTGATGACCAACGAGAGCGGCACCGACGTGCCGGAGCTGTTCTACGACGTGAACTACACGGTGGGCGACCGGCATCCCGCGAACATGCTGTACTTTCACGCGCACTGGCGGCGTGAGAGCCCCACGCGCCTCAAGCAGGACTACGAGATCCTGCCGCGCGTTTCGGGGCGCGGGCGGTACCTGGGCACCAACGTGGGCGTGGCGGTGAACCGCGACGAGTACTTCAACACCTGGTGGGGCGAGGGCGAGATCAAGATCTACCTGGACGGCGACACGCAGCATCCCACGCTGGTGGGCACGGGGACGGAGGACTACGTGGGCACCGCGTGGGGGCAGGGGCGGTACGCGCAGCTGTACCAGGGCTCGCCCATCGCCGACGAGGAGCGGATGCAGTGGGCCTTCTACCGCTACCACGTGCCGGACCCGGTGTTCTTTCGCCGCGACGTGCGGGTTGCGATGCAGCAGATCGGCTACCTGGCCGACCACAGCCGCGGCGGGTTGATCCGCACGGGCAAGCGGATCTATCGCGCCGGGGAGGGGATGGTGGAGATGAACCTGGCGGAGAACGGCAAGTTCGAGCGCTCCGACGACTGGTCGAGCACGGCGTACTTCTACCTGGACCGCCCCGAGAACGGACTTCCCGCGCTGGCCCCGATCGCGGCGCGCACGGCCGGCCTCTGA
- a CDS encoding M3 family metallopeptidase, which produces MRDSLFSRTAALVLATAAAGCAPVQTNDTISPEPAAAMPGAAGNPLLADWTGPYGGIPPFHQVRVRDFEPAMEAAMAQQMAEIDRIAANPAAPTFENTLAAMESAGSALDRVSTIYGVWSSTMNGPEFQSVERTMAPRLAAFSDRITQNEALFRRIEAVYNSPQKSSWTPEQQRLAWRYYTNFVRAGARLDGTAKARLSQINQRLAGLYTNFGQNVLKDETDQFIVLRDTAELAGLPQSLRDAAAAAATARNMPGAWLINNTRSSIDPLLTYSTRRDLRERAWKMFVNRGEEGATANHEIIREILKLRAERANLLGYPTHAHWRLENAMAATPERAMQLMEAVWTPAVARVRQEVADMQAVANAERAGITIEPWDYRFYAEKVRKERYDLDQNQVKPYLQLDKLREGMFWVAGELFGFAFRPVENVPVYHPDVSVYEVTDRASGRHIGLWYFDPYARAGKRSGAWMNAYRNQERYAGEITTIVSNNSNFVKGQPGEPVLISWDDATTLFHEFGHALHGLSSNVNYPSLSGTAVARDYVEFPSQLLEHWLSTPQVLQRFAVHYQTGEPIPQQLVDRIKRAATFNQGFATVEYLASALIDMKLHLAGTADIDPRAFERETLAQLGMPREIVMRHRTPQFGHVFAGDGYSAGYYSYLWSDVITADAAEAFLEAPGGLYDPGVARRLRENIFSIGNTIDPAEGYRRFRGRDPAVEALMRKRGFAPPAGSH; this is translated from the coding sequence ATGCGCGATTCCCTGTTTTCCCGCACCGCCGCGCTGGTGCTTGCGACCGCCGCCGCCGGATGCGCCCCCGTGCAGACCAACGACACCATCTCCCCCGAACCCGCCGCGGCCATGCCCGGCGCCGCCGGCAACCCGCTGCTGGCCGACTGGACGGGCCCGTACGGCGGAATCCCGCCCTTTCACCAGGTGCGGGTGCGGGACTTCGAACCCGCGATGGAAGCGGCGATGGCGCAGCAGATGGCGGAGATCGACCGCATCGCCGCCAACCCCGCCGCGCCCACCTTCGAGAATACGCTGGCCGCGATGGAAAGCGCCGGGTCTGCGCTGGACCGGGTGAGCACCATCTACGGCGTGTGGAGCTCCACCATGAACGGGCCGGAGTTCCAGTCGGTGGAGCGCACGATGGCCCCGCGCCTGGCCGCGTTCAGCGACCGGATCACGCAGAACGAGGCGCTGTTCCGCCGCATCGAGGCCGTGTACAACTCGCCCCAGAAATCCAGCTGGACGCCGGAGCAGCAGCGGCTGGCGTGGCGCTACTACACCAACTTCGTCCGCGCGGGCGCCCGGCTGGACGGCACCGCCAAGGCGCGCCTGTCGCAGATCAACCAGCGTCTGGCCGGGCTGTATACGAACTTCGGCCAGAACGTGCTGAAGGACGAGACCGACCAGTTCATCGTCCTGCGCGACACGGCCGAGCTGGCGGGGCTTCCCCAGTCGCTGCGCGACGCCGCCGCGGCCGCGGCCACCGCCCGCAACATGCCGGGCGCCTGGCTGATCAACAACACGCGCTCGTCCATCGACCCGCTCCTCACCTACAGCACTCGCCGCGACCTGCGCGAGCGGGCGTGGAAGATGTTCGTGAACCGCGGCGAAGAGGGCGCCACGGCCAACCACGAGATCATCCGCGAGATCCTGAAGCTGCGCGCCGAGCGGGCCAACCTGCTGGGCTACCCCACGCACGCGCACTGGCGGCTGGAGAACGCCATGGCTGCGACGCCCGAGCGCGCCATGCAGCTGATGGAGGCGGTGTGGACGCCGGCCGTTGCCCGCGTGCGCCAGGAGGTGGCCGACATGCAGGCGGTTGCCAACGCCGAGCGCGCCGGCATCACCATCGAGCCGTGGGACTACCGCTTCTATGCCGAGAAGGTGCGCAAGGAGCGCTACGACCTGGACCAGAACCAGGTGAAGCCGTACCTGCAGCTCGACAAGCTGCGCGAGGGGATGTTCTGGGTGGCGGGCGAGCTGTTCGGGTTCGCCTTCCGGCCGGTAGAGAACGTGCCGGTGTACCACCCCGACGTGAGCGTCTACGAGGTGACGGACCGCGCCTCCGGCCGCCACATCGGCCTCTGGTACTTCGATCCGTACGCCCGCGCCGGCAAGCGCTCTGGCGCGTGGATGAACGCGTACCGCAACCAGGAGCGGTACGCCGGCGAGATCACCACCATCGTTTCCAACAACTCCAACTTCGTGAAGGGGCAGCCGGGCGAGCCCGTCCTGATCTCCTGGGACGACGCCACCACGCTCTTCCACGAGTTCGGGCACGCGCTGCACGGGCTGTCGTCCAACGTGAACTATCCGTCGCTTTCGGGCACGGCGGTGGCGCGCGACTACGTGGAGTTCCCCTCGCAGCTGCTGGAGCACTGGCTGAGCACGCCGCAGGTGCTTCAGCGCTTCGCGGTGCACTACCAGACGGGCGAGCCCATTCCGCAGCAGCTGGTAGACCGCATCAAGCGCGCGGCTACGTTCAACCAGGGCTTCGCCACGGTGGAGTACCTGGCCAGCGCGCTGATCGACATGAAGCTTCACCTGGCCGGCACCGCCGACATCGACCCGCGCGCCTTCGAGCGCGAGACGCTGGCGCAGCTGGGAATGCCGCGCGAAATCGTGATGCGGCACCGCACGCCGCAGTTCGGGCACGTGTTCGCGGGCGACGGCTACTCGGCGGGCTATTACAGCTACCTGTGGTCCGACGTGATCACCGCCGACGCGGCCGAGGCGTTCCTGGAAGCGCCGGGCGGGCTGTACGATCCGGGTGTGGCGCGCCGGCTTCGCGAGAACATCTTTTCCATCGGCAACACCATCGACCCGGCGGAGGGCTACCGACGCTTCCGCGGGCGCGACCCGGCCGTGGAGGCGCTGATGCGCAAGCGCGGCTTCGCGCCGCCCGCCGGCAGCCACTGA
- the metK gene encoding methionine adenosyltransferase has protein sequence MSTVVTETEAPAAVSYTFTSESVSEGHPDKVCDFIADSILDAHLAQDPASRVACEVLVKEDNVVLAGEITSSVKVDYEQVVRDAIREIGYVDADQPFHADTVKIISFLSAQAAEIAQGVDEETSESGEQGAGDQGIMFGYATAETPELMPLPILLSHRLARSLATHRKAGTVDWLRPDSKTQVSVVYEGNTPVAVTDVLVSTQHAAGVSRDEIRHLVATTIIPEALGHWYHDDLRIMVNPTGSFVQGGPSADAGVTGRKIIVDTYGGMGRHGGGAFSGKDPSKVDRSGAYFCRFVAREIVKAGLAQRAEVQVAYAIGVAQPVSVKVDTFGTGDARAAAEYVRENFDFRPGAIIQRLDLLQPIYRKTTNYGHFGKAELPWER, from the coding sequence ATGAGCACCGTGGTTACCGAGACCGAAGCGCCCGCCGCCGTAAGCTATACCTTTACCTCCGAGTCGGTGTCCGAGGGGCACCCCGACAAGGTGTGCGACTTCATCGCCGACAGCATCCTGGATGCCCACCTGGCCCAGGACCCTGCCAGCCGCGTGGCGTGCGAGGTGCTGGTCAAGGAAGACAACGTGGTGCTCGCCGGCGAGATCACCTCGTCCGTGAAGGTGGACTACGAGCAGGTGGTGCGCGATGCCATCCGCGAGATCGGCTACGTCGACGCCGACCAGCCGTTCCACGCCGACACGGTGAAGATCATCTCCTTCCTTTCGGCGCAGGCGGCCGAGATCGCCCAGGGCGTCGACGAGGAGACCAGCGAGTCCGGCGAGCAGGGCGCCGGCGACCAGGGGATCATGTTCGGCTACGCGACAGCCGAGACGCCGGAGCTGATGCCGCTTCCCATCCTGCTTTCGCACCGGCTGGCCCGCTCGCTGGCCACGCACCGCAAGGCCGGGACGGTCGACTGGCTTCGTCCCGACAGCAAGACGCAGGTGTCCGTGGTCTACGAGGGCAACACCCCCGTGGCCGTCACCGACGTGCTGGTGAGCACGCAGCACGCGGCCGGCGTGTCGCGCGACGAGATCCGCCACCTGGTGGCCACCACCATCATCCCCGAGGCGCTGGGCCACTGGTACCACGACGACCTGCGGATCATGGTGAACCCCACGGGGAGCTTCGTGCAGGGCGGCCCCTCGGCCGACGCGGGCGTCACCGGGCGCAAGATCATCGTCGACACCTACGGAGGCATGGGACGCCACGGCGGCGGCGCGTTCAGCGGCAAGGACCCGTCGAAGGTGGACCGCAGCGGCGCGTACTTCTGCCGCTTCGTGGCGCGCGAGATCGTCAAGGCGGGGCTGGCCCAGCGCGCCGAGGTGCAGGTGGCGTACGCCATCGGCGTGGCGCAGCCGGTGTCGGTGAAGGTCGACACCTTCGGCACGGGCGACGCCCGCGCGGCCGCCGAGTACGTGCGCGAGAACTTCGACTTCCGGCCGGGCGCCATCATCCAGCGGCTGGACCTGCTGCAGCCCATCTACCGCAAGACCACCAACTACGGCCACTTCGGCAAGGCCGAGCTGCCCTGGGAGCGGTAA